In the Kaistella sp. 97-N-M2 genome, one interval contains:
- a CDS encoding PQQ-dependent sugar dehydrogenase, translating to MKNLLFIFMALSSPIYFAQNIVLEAFASGFTSPVEIVHANDTRLFVVQQNGLIKIVQPNGTVNAANFINLSSKITFNGERGLLGLAFHPQYSTNGYFYVYYNNTAGNITLARYSVNSTNPDVADITSEKILLNITKPFDNHNGGSIHFAPDGNLWISTGDGGNGGDPNNNAQNKNSLLGKMLRINVNSTGNYDIPSDNPFANTAGADEIWSYGLRNAWKFSFDLTTGNVLIADVGQGSFEEINKMPISQAGINYGWRCYEGNSAYNTAGCAPMATMTFPLAFYNHSGGKCSITGGYVYRGTEYPAFAGKYFFADYCSTQIGLLNADNSITWSPAFAGNNFATFGEDAQKELYVGAVNNGIIYKIKTTTLGTDASSKDQIQMYPNPATEKIVVKGLKTKNNTAEFINAEGRKVLEVPVSDDGSIDISGVKTGIYFVIIKSNNLKVYSQTVIVK from the coding sequence ATGAAAAATTTACTCTTTATTTTCATGGCGTTATCTTCCCCCATTTATTTCGCGCAGAATATTGTTTTGGAAGCTTTCGCAAGTGGCTTTACCAGTCCGGTAGAGATTGTACATGCCAACGACACAAGACTTTTTGTGGTTCAGCAAAATGGGTTGATCAAAATTGTTCAGCCGAACGGAACGGTGAACGCTGCGAACTTTATCAATTTGAGTTCGAAGATCACTTTCAACGGAGAGCGCGGCCTTTTAGGTTTGGCTTTTCACCCGCAATACAGCACAAATGGCTACTTTTATGTATACTACAACAATACCGCGGGAAATATTACACTCGCAAGGTATTCGGTGAACAGCACAAATCCTGATGTCGCGGATATTACGTCCGAAAAAATTCTGCTGAACATTACCAAACCCTTCGATAATCACAACGGCGGCAGCATTCACTTTGCACCGGACGGAAATTTATGGATTTCGACGGGCGATGGCGGCAACGGCGGCGATCCGAACAACAACGCGCAGAACAAAAATTCGCTGCTCGGAAAGATGTTGCGCATCAACGTCAATTCCACAGGAAATTATGATATTCCGTCGGACAATCCTTTTGCAAATACGGCAGGCGCGGATGAAATCTGGTCTTATGGCCTTCGAAACGCCTGGAAATTTTCCTTCGATCTGACCACGGGAAACGTCCTGATCGCAGACGTCGGTCAGGGTTCATTCGAAGAAATTAATAAAATGCCGATCTCTCAAGCCGGTATTAATTACGGTTGGCGGTGTTATGAAGGAAACTCGGCTTACAACACTGCCGGCTGTGCCCCAATGGCAACCATGACTTTTCCGCTCGCATTTTATAACCACTCTGGCGGAAAATGTTCGATCACGGGCGGTTACGTTTATCGCGGCACAGAGTATCCGGCTTTCGCGGGCAAATATTTTTTCGCAGATTACTGTTCCACGCAGATCGGTCTGTTGAACGCGGATAATTCCATCACCTGGTCGCCGGCATTCGCAGGGAATAATTTTGCCACCTTCGGCGAAGATGCTCAAAAAGAATTGTATGTGGGAGCGGTGAATAATGGCATTATATACAAAATTAAAACAACGACGTTAGGAACGGACGCCAGCAGTAAAGATCAAATTCAAATGTATCCTAATCCGGCTACGGAAAAAATAGTCGTGAAAGGGTTGAAAACGAAAAACAATACGGCAGAATTCATTAATGCAGAGGGTAGAAAAGTTTTGGAAGTTCCAGTGAGTGATGATGGAAGCATTGATATTTCCGGCGTAAAAACGGGTATTTATTTCGTAATCATTAAATCCAATAATCTAAAAGTGTATTCGCAAACGGTGATAGTAAAATAG
- the secD gene encoding protein translocase subunit SecD, with the protein MQGKGLITLVAVILGLICLNELLPTWYAGKIEKQATTLAANDPVKYNKELARLSKDTLNLGFTKLYYSRAKEREMKLGLDLKGGVNVLLEINHRDLVNDLTNFSTNPILLETLDRTDKDQKNSTKSYIENFFTEFDAVNKEKGTNLKLADPEIFGNTNHSEIKYNSTDEEVKNVIRRKIDASEGAAFEVIRTRIDKMGVTQPNVQKVPGTGRISVEMPGMQDIDRVKKMLQTSAKLQFWEVQQPQEILPYFEQLNALIATKSDSLGVPKNTNLVGLMQLNTLRSNGVGNIKLSDTAVVNKILKSDLAKKLRPTNIKYSQFVWGYKPEANDENNLVLYAIRGNINQKAPVDGAVESARVNYDEMGRVVVDMQMDSKGSKDWKTLTAKNVNKPVAVTLDNVVYTAPNVVNEIPNGRTQISGNFSQQEAQDLVDVLGAGKLPASAKIVQADVVGPSLGAESINAGMLSFIIAFLVIIAYIIFYYGGAGVFAVIAMVINLFYIFGIMDSVDATLTLPGIAGIVLSMAMAVDTNVIIYERTKEELFAGKNILEAYKDGFKHALSAIIDGHATTILTALVLYIFGTGPIKGFAVTLIIGILMTFFTSVLLSRVMIFARLNKGKSLSVWTPLTKNLFRNVWIDFIGKRKYAYMISGFLTVASIASIAINGFQYGIDFTGGRNYVVKFDKPVDATAVERDLAKLFQTADGKNSAVEAKTFGNNNQLKIATDYLIDDESLKADQTIEQKLYDGLKANLPANLSLKDFKSADKSHAGIVSSTKVGPTVADDIKTGGMYAVIAALGGIFLYILMRFSRWQFSLGAVAGLAHDAIIILGAYSLLHKYMPFSMEINQDFIAAVLTVLGYSINDTVIVFDRIREYLREKKSVTLAGLFDDSISSTLGRTFNTSFTTILVILAIFIFGGDNLRGFMFALLLGIAFGTYSSIFISSAIAYDFLKGKGKEETPHGKTSVDVEVIDKRTKK; encoded by the coding sequence ATGCAAGGAAAAGGACTTATTACGCTTGTTGCGGTTATTCTGGGACTTATTTGTCTTAACGAATTATTACCAACCTGGTATGCCGGTAAGATTGAAAAACAAGCCACTACGCTTGCGGCAAACGACCCCGTAAAATACAATAAAGAGTTAGCGCGTCTTTCTAAAGATACCTTAAATCTCGGTTTTACGAAATTGTATTATTCCAGAGCGAAAGAGAGAGAAATGAAGCTGGGTCTGGATTTAAAAGGCGGAGTAAACGTTCTTTTGGAAATCAACCACAGAGATTTAGTTAACGACCTTACTAATTTTTCTACCAATCCAATTCTTTTGGAAACACTGGACAGAACCGATAAAGATCAAAAAAACTCTACAAAAAGTTATATCGAGAATTTCTTTACGGAGTTTGATGCAGTAAATAAGGAGAAGGGAACAAACCTGAAGCTGGCAGATCCGGAAATTTTCGGAAACACCAACCACAGCGAAATTAAATACAACTCTACGGACGAGGAAGTAAAAAACGTCATCCGCAGAAAGATCGACGCTTCCGAAGGCGCAGCTTTCGAGGTAATTCGCACGCGTATCGATAAAATGGGTGTTACCCAACCCAACGTGCAGAAAGTTCCCGGAACGGGGAGAATTTCCGTAGAAATGCCGGGAATGCAGGATATCGACCGCGTGAAAAAAATGCTTCAGACTTCAGCCAAACTTCAGTTCTGGGAAGTTCAGCAGCCACAGGAAATTTTACCATACTTCGAGCAGTTGAATGCTTTAATTGCTACAAAAAGCGATTCTTTAGGCGTTCCAAAAAATACAAACCTGGTAGGTTTAATGCAGCTGAATACATTACGGTCCAACGGTGTAGGAAACATTAAACTTTCCGACACAGCAGTGGTAAACAAGATTTTAAAATCTGACCTTGCCAAAAAACTTCGTCCGACCAACATTAAATATTCCCAATTTGTTTGGGGTTACAAACCTGAGGCGAACGACGAAAATAATTTGGTACTTTACGCCATCAGAGGAAATATCAACCAAAAAGCTCCCGTTGACGGCGCTGTAGAATCTGCAAGAGTAAACTATGACGAAATGGGCAGAGTAGTTGTGGATATGCAAATGGATTCCAAAGGATCGAAAGACTGGAAAACCCTGACGGCCAAAAATGTAAATAAACCTGTAGCAGTAACTTTGGATAACGTGGTTTATACCGCACCCAACGTAGTAAACGAAATCCCGAACGGAAGAACCCAAATCTCCGGAAATTTCTCTCAGCAGGAAGCCCAGGATCTCGTGGATGTTTTAGGCGCCGGTAAACTTCCCGCTAGTGCGAAGATTGTTCAGGCAGATGTTGTAGGACCTTCATTGGGAGCTGAGTCCATTAATGCAGGAATGCTTTCATTCATCATTGCCTTTCTGGTAATTATTGCTTATATCATTTTCTATTACGGCGGGGCTGGTGTTTTTGCAGTAATTGCAATGGTTATCAACTTATTCTACATTTTCGGAATTATGGATTCTGTTGATGCGACGTTAACGCTTCCCGGAATCGCGGGTATCGTACTGTCCATGGCAATGGCAGTAGATACGAACGTTATTATTTACGAAAGAACCAAGGAAGAACTCTTCGCCGGTAAAAATATTCTTGAAGCTTATAAAGATGGTTTCAAACACGCACTTTCCGCGATTATCGACGGTCATGCCACGACAATTTTGACCGCTTTGGTATTGTATATTTTCGGGACCGGACCGATCAAAGGATTTGCGGTAACGCTCATCATCGGTATCTTAATGACGTTCTTTACGTCGGTATTATTATCAAGAGTAATGATCTTCGCACGATTGAATAAAGGAAAAAGCCTTTCAGTCTGGACTCCTTTAACCAAAAATCTTTTCAGAAATGTTTGGATCGATTTTATTGGAAAAAGAAAATATGCGTACATGATCTCTGGATTTCTAACCGTTGCCAGTATTGCTTCCATTGCGATTAATGGCTTTCAGTACGGCATCGATTTCACGGGCGGTCGTAATTACGTGGTGAAATTCGATAAGCCTGTAGACGCGACGGCGGTGGAGCGGGATTTAGCAAAACTCTTCCAGACGGCGGATGGTAAAAACTCCGCGGTAGAAGCAAAAACTTTCGGAAACAACAATCAACTCAAAATCGCAACCGATTATTTAATTGATGACGAATCCTTAAAAGCAGATCAAACCATCGAACAGAAATTATACGATGGTTTAAAAGCCAATTTACCCGCCAATCTTTCCTTAAAAGACTTTAAATCTGCGGATAAATCGCATGCCGGAATCGTTTCTTCCACCAAAGTAGGCCCCACCGTGGCCGATGATATTAAAACCGGTGGAATGTATGCAGTAATTGCAGCTTTAGGGGGCATCTTCCTTTACATTTTAATGCGATTCAGTAGATGGCAGTTCTCCTTAGGAGCTGTAGCAGGTCTTGCACACGATGCGATTATTATTTTGGGAGCCTACTCACTGCTTCATAAATACATGCCGTTCAGTATGGAAATCAACCAGGATTTCATCGCCGCCGTGCTAACCGTGCTGGGATATTCCATCAATGATACCGTAATTGTATTCGACAGAATCCGGGAATATCTGCGAGAGAAAAAATCCGTTACGTTGGCCGGATTGTTTGATGATTCCATTTCCAGCACTTTGGGTAGAACCTTTAATACGTCATTTACCACGATTTTGGTTATTTTGGCCATCTTTATTTTCGGTGGCGATAACCTGCGCGGCTTTATGTTCGCCTTACTTTTGGGTATCGCCTTTGGAACGTATTCCTCCATTTTTATCTCTTCGGCCATCGCTTACGACTTCCTGAAAGGCAAAGGCAAAGAAGAAACGCCTCATGGTAAAACTTCAGTGGATGTAGAAGTTATTGACAAACGAACGAAGAAATAA
- a CDS encoding TCR/Tet family MFS transporter: MKKNRKSAAIGFIFVTLLIDITGWGIVIPVIPKLIQELIGTADLSVASQYGGWLSFAYAGMQFIFASVLGGLSDKYGRRPIILFSLLGFSLNFFIQAIAPTIFWLFVGRIFSGVTGASITTASAYIADISTDEDRAKNFGMIGAAFGVGFIVGPVIGGLLGQYGARVPFYAASGLCLVNFLYGWFILPESLDKENRRSFNWKRANPVGSLLQLKKYPQILGLIAALIFVYIAGHAVQTNWTFFTMYKFSWSEKLVGISLGVSGFMAALVQGYLIRFIQPRLGNEKSIFYGLILYAVGMILFAFASESWMMFAFLIPYGLGGIAGPALQSVISSQVPKNEQGELQGALASLVSLTAIVGPPLMTNTFYYFTHDSAPFKFPGAPFFLGFLLMAVSVVIVFFVFNKKKQH, encoded by the coding sequence ATGAAAAAAAATCGAAAATCCGCCGCCATAGGATTCATCTTTGTCACGCTGCTCATCGATATTACGGGGTGGGGAATTGTGATACCCGTAATTCCGAAACTCATTCAGGAGCTCATCGGTACTGCGGATTTGAGTGTTGCTTCGCAGTACGGCGGTTGGCTGAGTTTTGCGTATGCCGGAATGCAGTTTATTTTCGCTTCCGTTTTAGGCGGTTTAAGCGATAAATATGGCCGACGGCCGATTATCCTTTTCTCGCTCCTCGGATTTTCCCTGAACTTCTTTATTCAGGCCATCGCGCCCACAATTTTCTGGCTTTTTGTCGGCCGGATTTTTTCCGGCGTTACAGGCGCCAGTATTACCACCGCAAGCGCTTACATCGCCGATATTTCTACCGATGAAGACCGGGCAAAAAATTTCGGAATGATTGGCGCCGCCTTCGGCGTCGGCTTTATTGTTGGTCCAGTAATCGGCGGTCTGCTCGGGCAGTATGGGGCGCGCGTGCCTTTTTACGCAGCTTCAGGTTTATGTCTCGTTAATTTTCTTTACGGCTGGTTTATTCTGCCCGAAAGTTTGGATAAAGAAAACCGCCGAAGTTTCAACTGGAAGCGCGCAAATCCAGTTGGCTCTCTGTTGCAGCTGAAAAAATATCCTCAGATTTTGGGCTTAATTGCCGCTTTAATTTTCGTTTACATCGCGGGACACGCCGTTCAGACAAACTGGACATTCTTTACGATGTACAAATTCAGCTGGTCCGAAAAACTTGTCGGGATTTCCCTCGGCGTTTCCGGCTTTATGGCCGCTTTGGTTCAGGGGTATTTAATCCGTTTCATCCAACCCAGACTCGGCAACGAAAAAAGCATTTTCTACGGTCTGATCCTCTATGCTGTTGGAATGATTCTGTTCGCTTTTGCGTCCGAAAGCTGGATGATGTTTGCCTTCCTGATTCCCTACGGCTTGGGCGGAATTGCTGGTCCGGCTTTGCAGTCGGTGATTTCTTCGCAGGTTCCGAAAAATGAGCAGGGCGAACTGCAGGGAGCATTGGCAAGTTTGGTGAGCTTGACCGCGATTGTGGGACCGCCTTTAATGACGAATACTTTTTATTATTTTACGCACGATTCTGCGCCTTTCAAGTTTCCGGGTGCGCCATTTTTTCTAGGATTTTTACTGATGGCGGTAAGCGTTGTAATTGTGTTTTTCGTTTTCAATAAAAAGAAACAGCACTAA
- a CDS encoding twin-arginine translocase TatA/TatE family subunit has product MELSIGEMLLVAVAIVVLFGPDKLPQIARDLGQGVRKMRGAMEDVKSEILKETDNPVSEIKKEIERVKQAAQDFNPMSDLEKKAIAEREIPKVNLAENDQHEGPVSR; this is encoded by the coding sequence ATGGAATTAAGTATAGGAGAAATGCTTTTAGTTGCCGTAGCAATCGTGGTATTGTTCGGACCCGATAAATTGCCTCAGATCGCGCGGGATTTAGGTCAGGGTGTTCGAAAGATGCGTGGTGCGATGGAAGATGTGAAATCTGAAATTTTAAAGGAAACCGACAATCCTGTTTCTGAAATTAAAAAAGAAATTGAGCGGGTGAAGCAGGCAGCACAGGATTTTAATCCGATGAGCGATCTGGAGAAGAAAGCCATTGCCGAAAGAGAGATCCCGAAAGTTAATCTCGCAGAAAACGATCAACACGAAGGACCTGTAAGCCGTTAG
- a CDS encoding phosphatase PAP2 family protein, whose product MHEIIQEDQQVFLFLNNLGSQPFDQFWILISETWIWVPLYIIFLYLLYKNFKLKSLVFILIFIALGVTVSDQLAGIFKTGIARFRPCHDPALDNLMREVKCGGQFGFYSSHASNTFFISTFMSMLVGRKYRFLPYFLFVWAIIVSYSRIYLGVHFPLDVLMGAVMGFLIGGLFATISWRVIKKQNHNISSEV is encoded by the coding sequence ATGCACGAAATTATTCAGGAGGACCAGCAGGTTTTTTTATTTCTAAATAATTTAGGGAGTCAGCCTTTCGACCAATTTTGGATCCTCATTTCGGAAACCTGGATCTGGGTTCCCTTATACATCATTTTTCTTTATTTGCTTTACAAAAACTTTAAGCTGAAAAGTTTGGTTTTTATTTTAATATTTATCGCTTTAGGCGTTACCGTTTCGGATCAGCTTGCCGGAATTTTCAAAACCGGAATTGCCCGATTCAGACCTTGTCATGATCCCGCTCTCGATAATCTTATGCGCGAAGTAAAATGTGGCGGCCAGTTCGGATTCTACTCCAGCCATGCGTCCAATACTTTTTTTATCAGTACGTTTATGAGCATGCTTGTTGGCAGGAAGTATCGGTTTTTGCCTTATTTTCTTTTTGTCTGGGCTATTATTGTTTCCTACAGCCGAATTTATCTGGGTGTCCATTTTCCGTTGGACGTTTTGATGGGTGCTGTAATGGGATTCTTGATCGGCGGACTTTTCGCGACGATTTCGTGGCGCGTTATCAAGAAACAAAATCATAATATTTCTTCAGAAGTATAG